The sequence below is a genomic window from Paenibacillus silvisoli.
TTGCAGAAAGAAAAAGCCGAGTTTTGGGGCAAACTCAAAGCTGACGGGCGATTTAATAAGCTCAAAGACGCCGCGAAGAACGACCGCGAATGGTCGGTCAACGAGGTGTATCAGGGCAAACCGTGGAATTATTTCGCGGTAGAAGCCGGCAAATCGATTACTGACGCAACGCGCATCATCGAGTTTCCGGAGAGCGAGTACATCGTTGTCGCGGGAAGCGGAGACAAGGAGGCTTTGTTTGATCAGCTGACTTACCGTGCTTTCGGCGAAGTCTTGTCCCAGATCACCGATTATGCTTATATCGGCGGTCCGAATGCGACGTATCGCAAAGATAACGGCGATGGCACTTTCTACGGCGAATTTTGGGTTCCTGTGGATAAGAAATAATTAAAAGTCCCGATGATCGCAACAAGCATCATCGGGACTTTTAATGTTAAACAAGCTATTCACTTCAAAGGGCGCACCGTGCCCAATACGATGCTATAGCCGTCGAGATCCTGCAAGTATGCGTTCTTGACTTCGAAGCGTCCATGCGCAGCAAAATAGAAAGGTTCGATTGCGAAGCTGCCACCCTTATTGCGCACCTCTTCGACATAGATTTCGAAATCGTCCCAGCTTGTGTGAACAAATGAATCACAACCGTAGTCAGGCCCCTCCCACTCCGCGGGATAATCATTGCGGTTTATTGAAGCCTACGAAGTTTGATTTGCCATGAGCCACTAACATATTTCCGCTGGAGTCATAGAAATCAAAATCCATACCAAGGATCTCGGTTTCCCCGGATTCGGTTTGAATCGCCCCTCTGTCTTCTCTTACCTCGCCGATTTGTATCCCTTTACTTCTTAGGTCGGAAAGAAGCTTTACAATATCCGCTGCTTCAAACCCGATAACGACCGACATTTTTCCCTCGTGCAATTCACTCTCGCATAAGAAGATCGATGGACCCGCGGGGAGAGCAACGATAGCCATTTTATTGTCCGGTCGTTTAAAATGCAGCTCGAAGCCTAGTTTACTTATGTACCATTCCATCGATTCCTCAAGATTTTTAACTGGGACTTGTAGAAATGAGACACTATTCAACATTGGTTCTGCCATTTTGAATACCTCCACTCAGGTATGAATCTATTGTGGGGGTTGAAAAACGTCAAACATATTTCCAAAAGGATCGTAAAACGTGAAGAAGCTTCCATGTCCTTCAACAACGATCGGACTTACTTTCGTTTCGAATTGTGATAAAAAATGATGAAATCCTTGAATGTCCTTCACGCGAAATCCGATTGTGTAATGATCCTGGCCATTTACCTTGAATGTGGCTGTTGTATCATCATTCGTCTTGACTAAAAACAAGCTTGGCCCCATAGAGAAATCTACAAAAGCCAGCTCATCGTTACGTATGCCTAGTTTTGCACCCAGTTTTCCACAATACCAATCGACCGCCTTTTCCAAATCGAAAACAGGAATCTCTGTGTATTGAATACCTTCAATGTATACGTTATTCGTGAGCTGATTGTTCATCATCTGCATAGTTGAACCATTCCTCTCCATTCATTTCTTTTTTATGGCTAATGACCAATATTTGTAATAGGTTTAGAATACCGCACATATGTTCCCATGTAAACCCTTTCCCTCAAGAAATAAACCAAAAAAGCTGCCCTATGGTAGGACAGCCTTGATTCGACTACGGCATTTGTTCTCTTCGATTAATTTCTCTTCTTGTATGCGCGCACCGCGAAGAAATAAGCGACTACCAGTATCCCTAAGCACCATGCGAGAGCGACCCAGATCTCATCGCCGACCGGTTGATTCGCTAATAACGCGCGGATGGTCTCTACGATCGAGGTCACCGGCTGATTCTCGGCGAAGGCGCGTACGACCGCCGGCATCGATTCGGTCGGAACGAACGCCGAGCTGATAAACGGCAGGAAGATCAGCGGATAGGAGAACGCGGTAGCGCCTTCCATCGAATTCGCGGCCAGGCCGGCAATCGCCGCGACCCAAGTCAGAGCTAGCGTGAACAGCATGAGTATGCCGGCTACGGCAAGCCATTCCAGTACCCCCGCCGACGAACGGAAGCCCATGATGAGCGCGACGAGAATGATCACGACAACCGATAGGGCATTAGATACCAGAGAGGTCAGCACGTGTCCCCACAGCACGGCGGAACGCGCGATCGGCATGGAATGGAATCGCTCGATTATGCCTCGCTGCTTATCCTGGAACAGGCGGTAAGCCGTATAAGATATTCCGCTAGCGATCGCCATCAGCAAGATGCCGGGCAAGAGGTAGTTCACATAGTTGTCCGTACCGGCCTGGATGGCGCCGCCGAGCACGTAGACGAACAGCAGCATCATGGCGATCGGCGTGATGCACACCGTGATGATGGTGTCCATGCTTCGCATAATGTGGCGCATGGATCGTCCGAGCATGACGCTCATGTCGCTGAAGAAATGTTCATTCATCGTTACGCGCCCTCCTTATAACCGATGATTGCGAGGAAGATCTCTTCCAAAGAAGGTTGTTTCTCCACGTACTCTTTCTTGGCGGGCGGGAACAGCTTCTTCAGCTCCTCGAGCGTGCCGTTGGCGATTATTGTACCTTTATGCAAAATGGCAATTTGATCGGCAAGCTGTTCTGCTTCATCCAAGTACTGCGTCGTCAGAAACACCGTCGTGCCGCCGTCCGCCAGCGCCTTGACGATCTTCCACGTCTCGATGCGCGCCTCGGGATCTAGTCCCGTGGTCGGCTCGTCGAGGAAGATGAGCTGCGGGTTGCCGATCAGGCTCATCGCGATGTCGAGCCTGCGGCGCATGCCTCCCGAATAGGTGGACGCCTTGCGATCGGCGGCGTCATTCAAGCCGAAGCGATTCAGCAGCTCATCCGCGACAGCTCGCGGATTGGGCTGATGGCGCAGCTTGGCGATCATGACCAAATTCTCACGGCCGGTCAAGATCTCGTCCACGGCGGCGAATTGCCCGGTCAGACTGATCACTTGCCGTACCTTCTCCGGTTTCGATGCGACGTCGAAGCCGTGTACGGCGGCGGTGCCTCCATCTTGCCTAAGCAGCGTGGTGAGAATTCTGACGATCGTCGTCTTGCCCGCGCCGTTGGAGCCCAGCAGGGCGAAGATCTCGCCCCGCTTCACTTCGAAGTCTACGCCCTTTAGCACTTCCGTGTCCTTGTAAGACTTTCGCAAGCCTTTCACTTCTATTGCTTTTTCCATACCGGATATCCCTCCTTTTACTTTATAAGCCGCAGCTTATTTCTTGTTCTTCTTCTGGTCAACGGACTCTTGATAGAGGTCGGCGTATGTCTTCGAATCTTTGATGAGCTCGTCGCAGAACGCCGCCACGTCGCTGCCCGTCACTTCAAGCACGCCCTTCCCCGATGCCGCGCCTTCTTCGAACAGGTCGACGATGCCCGAGAGCAAACCCCCTTCGACGAGATCGACAGGTCCGACTTTGAACAAATATTTCTGAATCTCTTTATACACGATCTGATAATCCTTAGGGAGCGCTTTGACGCGCGCCACGTGCGCTCGCCATTCTTTTTTGCCTTCGATGATCTCTCGGATTCCCATATGAATCCCTCCTATTTGCCTAATTTTTTGGCGATATTATCGTTGAGCTGCTTGCGCCACTTGTCGCGGTAAGACTTGGCTCCTTCATTGCCGGCCAGCGCCGAACAGAAGCCTTTGATATCGTCGCCCAGAACCTCTTGGACGCTCTGGCCCTCCGCCGCCGTCTCTTCAAGCAGGCCAAGCACGCCGTCGAAGATGGGCATCAGATTGCGGCCGGTGAAGTCCGTGTGCGGCCATAGATGGGCATTGATTTCTTTCCATGCCGTTTGATAATCGGCCGGCAGCTTTTGGACTCGCGCATCAAAAGCTTTCATTTCCTTCTTCATGTCATTGCCGGTAATTTTGTCCCAGAAGTTCATTGTTTTCTCTCCTTTAACTCGCTCATTTTCGAATTGACGAACTCCCACTTCTCCCAGAACTTCCGCAGCTCCTCGCGCCCCGCTTCGTTGATCATGAAGAATTTGCGCGGCGGTCCCATATCAGACGGCTTCTTGGTGGTCTCCACCAACTTGTTCTTCTCCAGCCGGAGCAGGATCGTGTACACCGTACCCTCCACCACATCCGTAAAACCGAGGGCGTTCAGCCGCCGCGTGATTTCGTACCCGTATGTTTCTTCGCGGCTTATAATTTCGAGGACGCTGCCCTCGAGTACCCCTTTGAGCATTTCCGTCAGATTATCCAACACGATCACCTCTCGCTATTCTGTATCACCGGTATTCGGTGTTACTGGTATTCAGTCTCACTGGTATTCAGTGCTACTGACTACATCTATAAAGTAACACGTAGTAGTGTTCGTGTC
It includes:
- a CDS encoding GyrI-like domain-containing protein gives rise to the protein MAAYTLEHKKSFTLTAYGFSIRSNFQDMPALQKEKAEFWGKLKADGRFNKLKDAAKNDREWSVNEVYQGKPWNYFAVEAGKSITDATRIIEFPESEYIVVAGSGDKEALFDQLTYRAFGEVLSQITDYAYIGGPNATYRKDNGDGTFYGEFWVPVDKK
- a CDS encoding VOC family protein, whose amino-acid sequence is MAEPMLNSVSFLQVPVKNLEESMEWYISKLGFELHFKRPDNKMAIVALPAGPSIFLCESELHEGKMSVVIGFEAADIVKLLSDLRSKGIQIGEVREDRGAIQTESGETEILGMDFDFYDSSGNMLVAHGKSNFVGFNKPQ
- a CDS encoding VOC family protein is translated as MQMMNNQLTNNVYIEGIQYTEIPVFDLEKAVDWYCGKLGAKLGIRNDELAFVDFSMGPSLFLVKTNDDTTATFKVNGQDHYTIGFRVKDIQGFHHFLSQFETKVSPIVVEGHGSFFTFYDPFGNMFDVFQPPQ
- a CDS encoding ABC transporter permease; protein product: MNEHFFSDMSVMLGRSMRHIMRSMDTIITVCITPIAMMLLFVYVLGGAIQAGTDNYVNYLLPGILLMAIASGISYTAYRLFQDKQRGIIERFHSMPIARSAVLWGHVLTSLVSNALSVVVIILVALIMGFRSSAGVLEWLAVAGILMLFTLALTWVAAIAGLAANSMEGATAFSYPLIFLPFISSAFVPTESMPAVVRAFAENQPVTSIVETIRALLANQPVGDEIWVALAWCLGILVVAYFFAVRAYKKRN
- a CDS encoding ABC transporter ATP-binding protein, with the protein product MEKAIEVKGLRKSYKDTEVLKGVDFEVKRGEIFALLGSNGAGKTTIVRILTTLLRQDGGTAAVHGFDVASKPEKVRQVISLTGQFAAVDEILTGRENLVMIAKLRHQPNPRAVADELLNRFGLNDAADRKASTYSGGMRRRLDIAMSLIGNPQLIFLDEPTTGLDPEARIETWKIVKALADGGTTVFLTTQYLDEAEQLADQIAILHKGTIIANGTLEELKKLFPPAKKEYVEKQPSLEEIFLAIIGYKEGA
- a CDS encoding DUF1048 domain-containing protein, which gives rise to MGIREIIEGKKEWRAHVARVKALPKDYQIVYKEIQKYLFKVGPVDLVEGGLLSGIVDLFEEGAASGKGVLEVTGSDVAAFCDELIKDSKTYADLYQESVDQKKNKK
- a CDS encoding DUF1048 domain-containing protein, which translates into the protein MNFWDKITGNDMKKEMKAFDARVQKLPADYQTAWKEINAHLWPHTDFTGRNLMPIFDGVLGLLEETAAEGQSVQEVLGDDIKGFCSALAGNEGAKSYRDKWRKQLNDNIAKKLGK
- a CDS encoding PadR family transcriptional regulator, which codes for MLKGVLEGSVLEIISREETYGYEITRRLNALGFTDVVEGTVYTILLRLEKNKLVETTKKPSDMGPPRKFFMINEAGREELRKFWEKWEFVNSKMSELKERKQ